In Sedimenticola thiotaurini, the following proteins share a genomic window:
- the lspA gene encoding signal peptidase II, translating into MYRWLWLSLGVVLLDQLSKQLVESSLMVYETIPVLPFFNLTLAYNEGAAFSFLSDQGGWQRWFFALVAAVVVVVLVVWLARLRDERVLAVSLSLVIGGAVGNLLDRLFIGHVIDFLDFFYQSYHWPAFNVADMAITLGVVLMFVDALFGPGREAD; encoded by the coding sequence ATGTACCGTTGGCTCTGGTTATCGCTGGGTGTCGTGCTGCTGGACCAGCTCAGCAAGCAGTTGGTGGAATCCTCCCTGATGGTCTACGAGACCATTCCGGTGCTGCCGTTTTTCAATCTGACCCTGGCCTATAACGAGGGTGCCGCATTCAGCTTTCTGAGCGATCAGGGTGGCTGGCAGCGCTGGTTCTTTGCCCTGGTGGCCGCCGTGGTGGTGGTGGTCCTGGTGGTGTGGCTGGCCCGGCTGAGGGATGAGCGGGTGCTGGCGGTGTCGCTCAGCCTGGTGATCGGGGGCGCGGTGGGGAACCTGCTGGACCGTCTGTTTATCGGCCATGTTATCGATTTCCTGGACTTCTTCTATCAGTCCTACCACTGGCCGGCATTTAACGTGGCGGATATGGCCATCACCCTCGGGGTGGTGCTGATGTTCGTGGACGCCCTGTTCGGGCCCGGTCGGGAAGCGGACTAG
- the ribF gene encoding bifunctional riboflavin kinase/FAD synthetase: MQVIRGLHNLRAEHRGCVATIGNFDGVHLGHQAVFRHLRERAAAFGLPTTVVTFEPQPQEFFTPDGAPARLTRMREKLQALKDAGIDRVVLLEFGHKLAAMSAAQFVQELLVDGLDVKFLYVGDDFRFGRQRVGDIDLLRQAGEQHGFEVANMNTLMDGEARISSTRIRQALAQGDLDLAERNLGRPYRICGRVAHGDARGRTIGFPTANIDLHRKVSPVHGVFAVMLYGLAEGPLPGVANIGNRPTVTGDSRYLLEVHLFNFSRFIYGEHVQVEFRKWLRDERRFESFDALRQQIAQDAEQARNYFSID; encoded by the coding sequence ATGCAGGTTATACGCGGTCTCCACAATCTGCGCGCTGAACACCGGGGTTGTGTTGCCACGATCGGAAATTTCGATGGTGTGCACCTCGGCCATCAGGCCGTTTTTCGGCATCTGCGGGAGCGGGCGGCCGCATTCGGCCTGCCGACTACCGTGGTTACCTTTGAGCCGCAACCGCAGGAGTTCTTTACCCCGGATGGGGCGCCGGCGCGACTGACCCGGATGCGGGAAAAGTTACAGGCCCTGAAGGATGCCGGCATCGACCGGGTGGTGTTGCTGGAGTTCGGTCACAAGCTCGCTGCCATGTCGGCTGCACAGTTTGTCCAGGAGTTGCTGGTGGATGGGCTGGATGTCAAGTTCCTCTATGTTGGTGATGATTTCCGTTTTGGCCGCCAGCGGGTGGGTGATATTGATCTGCTGCGCCAGGCCGGTGAGCAGCACGGTTTTGAAGTGGCCAACATGAATACCCTTATGGATGGTGAGGCGCGGATCAGCAGCACCCGTATCCGCCAGGCGCTGGCCCAGGGGGATCTGGATCTGGCGGAGCGCAATCTGGGACGTCCCTACCGGATCTGCGGTCGGGTCGCCCACGGTGATGCCCGCGGTCGGACCATCGGATTCCCCACCGCCAATATTGACCTGCACCGCAAGGTGAGTCCGGTACATGGGGTTTTTGCCGTCATGCTGTACGGTCTGGCGGAAGGGCCGCTGCCGGGGGTGGCCAATATCGGCAACCGTCCGACCGTAACGGGGGACTCCCGTTACCTGCTGGAGGTGCACCTGTTCAACTTTTCGCGCTTTATCTATGGCGAGCACGTGCAGGTGGAGTTCCGCAAATGGTTACGGGATGAGCGGCGCTTCGAGTCGTTCGATGCCCTGCGTCAGCAGATAGCGCAGGACGCTGAGCAGGCCCGGAACTATTTCAGTATCGATTAA
- a CDS encoding CBS domain-containing protein produces the protein MRKQDIVRVRDVMKSEVDTVDGMDTVEAALQKMVHVETKTLIVNKRDENDAFGIVMFSDIARKVLARDRPPARVNIYEVMTKPVISVEPDMDIRYCARLFDRLHLSRAPVISQGKVLGVVSFSDMILKGIKQ, from the coding sequence GTGAGAAAACAGGATATCGTCCGGGTTCGGGATGTGATGAAATCCGAAGTGGATACGGTGGACGGCATGGACACCGTGGAGGCTGCGTTGCAGAAGATGGTGCACGTGGAGACCAAGACACTGATCGTCAACAAGCGGGACGAAAACGACGCCTTTGGCATCGTTATGTTCTCCGATATCGCCCGGAAAGTGTTGGCCCGGGACCGCCCACCGGCCCGGGTAAACATCTACGAAGTGATGACCAAACCGGTCATTTCCGTCGAACCGGACATGGATATCCGTTACTGCGCCCGACTGTTTGACCGGCTGCATCTGTCACGGGCCCCGGTAATCAGCCAGGGAAAGGTGCTGGGGGTAGTGAGTTTTTCCGATATGATTCTGAAGGGTATCAAGCAGTGA
- the ampD gene encoding 1,6-anhydro-N-acetylmuramyl-L-alanine amidase AmpD: MNSTTCSGWLESVRRCPSPNQDQRPAACEVDLLVIHNISLPPDQYGGPWIDRLFLNQLPPEQHPYFAKIHQLRVSAHLLIRRDGERVQYVPLHRRAWHAGQSCFDGRERCNDFSIGIELEGSDETPYTEAQYRALARTIREIQRRYPAISDDRITGHCDIAPGRKTDPGPAFDWQRLRRLLSRIA; encoded by the coding sequence GTGAATTCGACCACCTGTTCCGGCTGGCTGGAGTCAGTACGCCGATGCCCGTCACCCAATCAGGATCAACGCCCGGCAGCCTGTGAAGTGGACCTGCTGGTGATTCACAACATCAGCCTGCCGCCGGACCAGTATGGCGGCCCCTGGATCGACCGGCTGTTTCTCAACCAGCTACCACCGGAGCAGCACCCCTATTTTGCTAAAATTCATCAGCTGCGAGTCTCGGCCCATCTGCTGATCCGCCGGGACGGCGAGCGGGTGCAGTATGTTCCGCTGCACCGGCGCGCCTGGCACGCCGGTCAGTCCTGCTTTGACGGACGGGAGCGCTGTAACGATTTTTCCATCGGCATTGAACTGGAAGGGAGTGATGAGACGCCCTACACGGAGGCCCAGTACCGGGCGCTGGCCCGGACCATCCGGGAGATCCAGCGCCGCTACCCCGCTATCAGCGATGATCGCATCACCGGCCACTGTGACATCGCTCCGGGACGCAAGACCGACCCGGGTCCGGCCTTTGACTGGCAGCGACTGAGACGACTGCTGTCCCGAATTGCCTAG
- the murJ gene encoding murein biosynthesis integral membrane protein MurJ yields MFRSLAKVGSNTLLSRILGFVRDLVVAHTFGANAGTDAFFVAFKIPNFLRRLFAEGAFAVAFVPVLTEYKERRSFAELKLFVDHVAGTLGAILLAVTLAGVLGAPVLAMVFAPGFIGSEGKLDLAVDMLRLTFPYLFFISLTAFAGGILNAHGRFGVPAFTPVFLNVSLISCALWLAPLLERPIMALAWGVLFAGILQLLFQYPFLRQIRLFPRFIPAPKDEGVRRIGRLMLPALFGVSVTQLNLLLDTLIASFLVSGSISWLYYSDRLMEFPLGILGVGLATVILPNLSKKHATESPQGFSHVIDWALRWGLLLGLPAAVGLFVLAGPMIATLFQSEVFDAADVAMSRQSLMAYALGLLSFILIKVLAPGYYSRQDTRTPVRIAVIAMFANMVLNIILVFPLAHAGLALATSLSATLNAFLLFRGLRKAGVYRPEPGWLLLILRGAAASAVMGGVLLWGVGDLASWLGMATVDKVWRLLIWVLAGAASYFAVLALLGIGPRHFRNSAS; encoded by the coding sequence ATGTTCAGATCACTGGCCAAGGTGGGCTCCAATACCCTGTTGTCGCGTATCCTCGGATTTGTCCGGGATCTGGTGGTGGCCCACACCTTTGGTGCCAACGCGGGTACGGATGCCTTCTTCGTCGCCTTCAAGATACCCAATTTTCTACGCCGCCTGTTTGCCGAAGGGGCCTTTGCGGTCGCGTTTGTGCCGGTACTGACCGAGTACAAGGAGCGGCGCAGTTTTGCAGAACTGAAGTTGTTTGTCGATCACGTGGCCGGTACCCTGGGGGCGATTCTGCTGGCGGTCACCCTGGCGGGGGTGCTGGGGGCACCGGTCCTGGCAATGGTCTTCGCGCCCGGTTTCATCGGCTCGGAAGGCAAGCTGGATCTGGCCGTGGATATGCTGCGGCTCACCTTTCCCTACCTGTTTTTCATCTCCCTGACCGCTTTTGCCGGGGGGATTCTCAATGCCCATGGTCGGTTCGGTGTGCCGGCCTTTACCCCGGTATTCCTCAATGTGTCCCTGATCAGCTGTGCGCTCTGGCTGGCGCCCCTGCTAGAGCGCCCGATCATGGCGTTGGCCTGGGGCGTGCTGTTCGCCGGCATCCTGCAACTGCTGTTTCAGTACCCGTTTCTGCGCCAGATACGGCTGTTTCCGCGCTTTATTCCTGCGCCGAAGGATGAGGGGGTGCGGCGCATCGGGCGGCTGATGCTGCCAGCCCTGTTCGGGGTTTCAGTGACCCAGCTGAACCTGTTGCTGGATACCCTGATCGCCTCGTTTCTGGTCTCCGGCAGTATCTCCTGGCTCTACTATTCGGACCGCCTGATGGAGTTCCCGCTGGGTATTCTGGGGGTAGGGTTGGCAACGGTCATCCTGCCCAATCTGTCCAAAAAACATGCCACCGAATCGCCTCAGGGCTTTTCCCACGTGATCGACTGGGCCCTGCGCTGGGGGCTGCTGCTGGGGCTGCCGGCTGCGGTCGGGCTATTTGTGCTGGCCGGTCCGATGATCGCCACCCTGTTCCAGTCTGAGGTGTTTGACGCCGCCGACGTGGCTATGTCCCGGCAGAGCCTGATGGCCTACGCCCTGGGACTGCTCTCGTTCATTCTGATCAAGGTGCTGGCGCCGGGTTATTACTCCCGGCAGGATACCCGCACACCGGTGCGTATCGCCGTGATCGCCATGTTTGCCAACATGGTGCTGAATATCATCCTGGTGTTCCCGCTGGCCCATGCCGGCCTGGCGCTGGCCACGTCGCTCTCGGCCACGCTCAACGCCTTTCTGCTGTTCCGGGGGCTGCGCAAGGCGGGGGTCTACCGGCCGGAACCGGGTTGGTTGTTGCTGATTCTGCGCGGTGCCGCTGCTTCTGCGGTGATGGGTGGTGTGCTTCTCTGGGGGGTGGGTGACCTCGCCTCCTGGCTGGGAATGGCTACTGTCGACAAGGTGTGGCGCCTGCTGATCTGGGTGCTGGCGGGGGCGGCCAGTTACTTTGCGGTGCTGGCTCTGCTGGGGATCGGTCCGCGCCATTTCCGCAACAGCGCTTCCTGA
- a CDS encoding P-II family nitrogen regulator — protein sequence MHFKLIIALIEDSKTPTVVDAARNAGATGSTVLTQARGEGLQKSKTFFGLSLEVQRDMVLFLVEEHLSRCILETIAEVGEFDDKPGTGIAFQIDVEDAVGVSHQIRQLTPVVEEEL from the coding sequence ATGCATTTCAAACTGATCATCGCACTGATTGAAGACAGCAAAACCCCTACCGTGGTGGATGCGGCCAGAAATGCCGGCGCCACGGGCTCTACGGTGCTGACCCAGGCCAGGGGTGAGGGATTGCAGAAGAGCAAGACCTTTTTCGGGCTGAGCCTGGAGGTGCAGCGCGACATGGTGCTGTTTCTGGTGGAAGAGCATTTGAGTCGCTGTATTCTTGAAACCATCGCCGAAGTGGGCGAGTTTGACGATAAGCCGGGTACTGGCATCGCTTTCCAGATTGACGTGGAAGACGCCGTGGGCGTCAGCCACCAGATCAGGCAGCTGACCCCTGTGGTGGAGGAAGAGTTGTGA
- the nadC gene encoding carboxylating nicotinate-nucleotide diphosphorylase, with translation MALPNRDDIRAQVSLALAEDLGSGDRTAGLIPADASSRVRVICREAAVICGTAWFEAVFHQLDPAIAIQWHCRDGSDIAADQLVCELSGNTRALLSGERTALNYLQTLSGTATLTKRYVDAVAGTGVRILDTRKTVPGLRLQQKYAVTCGGGHNHRIGLFDAILIKENHIKAAGSIRAAIKAAQQQAADIEIEVEVESLDELDEALDAGARRILLDNFSLESLRQAVKRVQGRARLEASGGVTLGTIRGIAETGVDDISVGALTKDVKAVDLSMRFIDD, from the coding sequence TTGGCACTACCGAATCGGGATGATATTCGGGCGCAGGTGAGTCTGGCGCTGGCGGAGGATCTCGGCTCAGGGGATCGCACCGCCGGTTTGATTCCGGCCGATGCCAGCTCCCGGGTCAGGGTGATCTGCCGGGAGGCGGCCGTGATCTGTGGTACCGCCTGGTTTGAGGCGGTGTTTCACCAGCTGGATCCGGCCATAGCCATCCAGTGGCATTGCCGGGATGGCAGTGACATAGCGGCTGATCAGTTGGTCTGCGAGCTGAGTGGCAATACCCGCGCCCTGCTGTCCGGCGAACGGACGGCGTTGAACTATCTTCAGACCCTCTCCGGAACGGCTACTCTGACAAAACGCTATGTCGATGCGGTAGCCGGTACCGGGGTGCGTATCCTGGATACTCGCAAGACAGTGCCCGGGTTGCGGCTGCAACAGAAATACGCCGTTACCTGCGGCGGTGGACATAATCACCGAATCGGCCTGTTCGACGCGATTTTAATCAAGGAGAACCATATCAAGGCGGCCGGATCCATCCGGGCGGCGATCAAGGCGGCCCAGCAGCAGGCGGCGGATATTGAGATCGAAGTGGAAGTGGAGTCGCTCGATGAGTTGGATGAGGCTCTGGACGCCGGCGCCCGGCGGATTCTGCTGGATAACTTCAGTCTCGAGTCGTTGCGTCAGGCGGTGAAACGGGTCCAGGGGCGGGCCCGGCTTGAGGCGTCAGGAGGTGTCACCCTGGGGACGATTCGCGGTATTGCCGAAACCGGCGTGGATGATATCTCCGTCGGCGCCCTGACCAAGGATGTGAAGGCGGTCGACCTGTCGATGCGCTTTATTGACGATTAA
- a CDS encoding FKBP-type peptidyl-prolyl cis-trans isomerase, with amino-acid sequence MAEKMTDSGLKYDDLIEGEGADATAGQRVVVHYTGWLTDGRKFDSSLDRNDPFSFVLGAGRVIRGWDEGVQGMKVGGKRKLTIPPQLGYGATGAGGVIPPNATLVFEVELLEIG; translated from the coding sequence ATGGCGGAAAAGATGACCGACTCCGGTCTCAAATATGACGATTTGATCGAAGGGGAAGGCGCGGACGCCACCGCTGGCCAGCGGGTTGTGGTGCACTATACCGGTTGGCTGACCGACGGCCGCAAGTTTGATTCCAGTCTGGATCGCAATGATCCGTTCTCCTTTGTTCTGGGTGCCGGCCGGGTGATCCGCGGCTGGGATGAGGGTGTCCAGGGGATGAAGGTCGGTGGCAAGCGCAAGCTCACTATACCGCCTCAGCTTGGTTACGGGGCAACGGGTGCCGGTGGTGTGATTCCGCCCAATGCAACCTTGGTATTCGAGGTCGAGCTGCTGGAGATCGGCTGA
- the ileS gene encoding isoleucine--tRNA ligase — protein sequence MTDYKSTLNLPKTGFPMKANLANREPEMLKRWESMGLYHKIREAFAGRPQFILHDGPPYANGEIHIGHAVNKVLKDIIVKSHTLDGMDSPYVPGWDCHGLPIELQVEKKVGKPGGKVTAAQFRVACREYAGKQIDRQRTDFKRLGVVGDWENPYLTMAFQTEADIVRALGRIVENGHVHKGSKPVHWCTDCRSALAEAEVEYKDKESFAIDVRFEVLNPETLMARCHSVPGGHGDGPMSVVIWTTTPWTLPANQAVALNPTLDYVVVQADGPRGQERLVLAEGMLKDSMLRWGIEEYKVIAYGRGDAFEGLKLKHCFYDRTVPVILGEHVTLEAGTGAVHTAPGHGLDDYIVGQRYGLEVDNPVGSDGRFVEGTPLFAGEHVFNANEKVIEVLKSRGALVQEARLSHSYPHCWRHKTPIIFRATPQWFISMEQKGLRQTALKEIDKVTFTPAWGRARIEGMVEGRPDWCISRQRTWGVPIALFVHKTTGELHPDTPALIEQVAKRIEKDGIEAWFSLDPVELLGDQAGDYEKAQDTLDVWFDSGVTHFAVLGPRKELRFPADLYLEGSDQHRGWFQSSLLTSVAINDRAPYAGVLTHGFTVDAKGHKMSKSLGNTVSPQDVMKRLGADIIRLWVAATDYRGEMTVSEEILKRTADAYRRIRNTSRFLLANLNGFDPARDMLPPAEMVELDRWVVDRALQLQQEIIEAYQGYQFHLIVQKIHNFCGPELGGVYLDIIKDRQYTTQADSQARRSCQTAIYHVMEAMVRWLAPILSFTADEIWPFIPGERSETVFVETWYEGLFALDQNDSFDRDFWARVIGIRTAVSKQLEQLRANGVIGSSLDAELDLYCDDQMRADLEKLGEELRFVMITSYARVHPLQEKTAEAVETDLAGLYLLARASEHEKCGRCWHHREDVGSHAAHPTLCGRCVENVDGAGEVRRIA from the coding sequence GTGACTGACTATAAAAGTACCCTGAACCTTCCCAAGACCGGATTCCCCATGAAGGCCAACCTGGCCAATCGCGAGCCCGAGATGCTCAAGCGGTGGGAGAGCATGGGGCTGTATCACAAGATTCGCGAGGCCTTTGCCGGGCGTCCCCAGTTCATCCTGCATGACGGCCCTCCGTACGCCAACGGCGAGATCCATATCGGTCATGCGGTCAATAAGGTGCTGAAGGATATTATCGTCAAGAGTCACACCCTGGATGGGATGGACTCCCCCTATGTGCCGGGCTGGGATTGCCACGGCCTGCCGATTGAACTGCAGGTGGAGAAGAAGGTGGGCAAGCCGGGCGGCAAGGTGACCGCGGCCCAGTTTCGTGTCGCCTGTCGGGAATACGCCGGCAAACAGATTGACCGGCAGCGGACCGACTTCAAGCGTCTCGGCGTGGTGGGTGACTGGGAGAATCCCTATCTCACCATGGCCTTCCAGACCGAGGCGGATATCGTCCGCGCCCTGGGGCGTATTGTGGAGAATGGCCATGTGCACAAGGGCTCCAAGCCGGTGCACTGGTGTACCGACTGTCGCTCCGCGCTGGCCGAGGCGGAAGTGGAGTACAAGGACAAAGAGTCCTTCGCCATCGATGTGCGCTTCGAGGTGCTCAATCCCGAGACCCTGATGGCCCGCTGTCACTCGGTGCCCGGTGGTCATGGTGACGGGCCGATGTCGGTGGTGATCTGGACCACTACGCCCTGGACCCTGCCGGCCAACCAGGCGGTGGCGCTCAATCCGACGCTCGATTATGTGGTGGTGCAGGCGGATGGTCCGCGTGGTCAGGAGCGCCTGGTTCTGGCCGAGGGGATGCTCAAGGACAGTATGCTGCGCTGGGGCATCGAGGAGTACAAAGTGATCGCCTACGGTCGCGGCGATGCCTTTGAGGGACTCAAGCTGAAACACTGTTTTTACGATCGCACCGTGCCGGTGATTCTGGGTGAGCACGTCACCCTCGAAGCCGGCACCGGTGCAGTACATACCGCCCCCGGGCATGGTCTGGATGACTATATCGTGGGCCAGCGCTACGGCCTGGAGGTGGATAACCCGGTCGGCAGTGATGGTCGCTTTGTGGAGGGAACTCCGCTGTTTGCCGGCGAACACGTGTTCAATGCCAATGAAAAGGTGATCGAGGTCCTGAAGTCCCGGGGTGCCCTGGTGCAGGAGGCGCGACTCTCCCACAGCTATCCCCACTGCTGGCGCCACAAGACGCCCATTATCTTCCGTGCCACGCCCCAATGGTTTATCAGTATGGAGCAGAAAGGGCTGCGCCAGACCGCGTTGAAGGAGATCGACAAGGTGACCTTTACCCCCGCCTGGGGGCGCGCCCGGATCGAAGGCATGGTGGAAGGCCGGCCGGACTGGTGTATCTCCCGGCAGCGCACCTGGGGTGTGCCGATCGCGCTGTTCGTACACAAGACAACCGGTGAACTTCACCCGGATACCCCGGCACTGATCGAGCAGGTGGCGAAACGGATCGAGAAGGACGGTATCGAGGCCTGGTTCTCCCTGGATCCGGTCGAACTGCTGGGTGACCAGGCCGGTGATTACGAGAAGGCTCAGGATACCCTGGACGTCTGGTTTGACTCTGGCGTTACCCACTTCGCCGTGCTGGGACCACGCAAGGAGCTGCGCTTTCCGGCAGATCTCTACCTGGAGGGCTCCGACCAGCACCGGGGCTGGTTCCAGTCCTCCCTGCTTACCTCGGTGGCGATCAATGACCGGGCGCCCTATGCTGGCGTGCTGACCCACGGCTTTACCGTGGATGCCAAGGGCCACAAGATGTCCAAGTCCCTGGGCAACACGGTCAGTCCCCAGGATGTGATGAAGCGGCTGGGTGCCGACATTATCCGGCTCTGGGTGGCCGCCACCGATTACCGGGGCGAGATGACGGTCTCGGAAGAGATTCTGAAGCGGACCGCTGACGCCTATCGCCGTATCCGCAACACCTCACGCTTCCTGCTGGCCAACCTGAACGGTTTTGATCCGGCCCGGGACATGCTGCCGCCGGCCGAGATGGTGGAGCTGGACCGCTGGGTGGTGGATCGGGCGCTGCAGTTGCAGCAGGAGATCATCGAGGCTTACCAGGGCTACCAGTTCCATCTGATCGTGCAGAAGATCCACAACTTCTGCGGACCGGAACTGGGTGGTGTCTACCTGGATATTATCAAGGATCGTCAGTACACCACCCAGGCCGATAGCCAGGCGCGCCGCTCCTGTCAGACCGCCATCTACCACGTGATGGAGGCGATGGTGCGCTGGCTGGCGCCGATTCTCAGCTTCACCGCTGATGAAATCTGGCCATTTATTCCCGGCGAGCGCAGTGAGACGGTGTTTGTCGAGACCTGGTACGAAGGGCTGTTTGCTCTTGATCAGAATGACAGCTTCGACCGCGACTTCTGGGCCCGGGTGATCGGTATCCGCACGGCGGTGAGTAAACAGCTTGAGCAGTTGCGGGCCAATGGGGTGATCGGATCCTCCCTGGATGCCGAACTGGATCTCTACTGTGATGACCAGATGAGAGCCGACCTGGAGAAGCTGGGCGAGGAGCTGCGTTTCGTGATGATCACCTCCTATGCCCGTGTGCACCCCCTGCAGGAGAAAACCGCCGAGGCGGTTGAGACCGATCTGGCCGGCCTCTATCTGCTGGCCCGTGCTTCGGAGCATGAGAAGTGCGGCCGCTGCTGGCACCATCGTGAGGATGTGGGCAGTCATGCGGCCCACCCGACACTCTGTGGTCGCTGCGTGGAGAATGTGGATGGTGCAGGCGAGGTCAGGCGCATCGCCTGA
- a CDS encoding DUF1631 domain-containing protein, whose translation MKVGNIVSFGGKRSGDQAVTLREGYHGTINACRQLLVKFLPQSMDALFERLDDVLYTHADKAGTDKSQAAYFEAMRILRRERQQIQSSFNKGVLGRFDRFWTHGPGSVPSEAPDASFTSEELGLVESDDLEEGLAISGMVSKGNNSFYRDLYALDQRFSYLLNGVEIEQDGNPVAPASFATAFKQSITKLEVTLAVKLVIYKQFEKEVVGQLGPLYDQINGTLAKAGIQPEIKPSLRRNPAYRPASPAGAGYGAAEEAGGYAAGDNPELQAEVFATLQQLLTQRRPAAPQPASTPVQYVDSASLLSALSALQHQGGQVADGGQVLDAGSMRSALMSMPQIGQAAESGKVAIDRSDEDTIDVISMLFEFILDDPGLSDAMRALLSRLQIPMLKVAILDKSFFSRKDHPARRLLNTMAQAAIGWTEESGRSGDGLYAHIESAVNRILTKFDDDLTLFDELYEQFVAFLEREQRGAHVAEERAAQVTQGKEALVEAKRHVANEIGRCLSSYGTVPDVVQNLIRDGWNDVLLLIYLRKGRESEEWADAVNLMDRLVWSVMPKPTHSERQELLRFIPGLLKELRAGLAGISYNQHKMTRAFKGLQARHLACLRGGRALDGVDGNPVAEEGADTRSGAMEEIVLESPEPLVQEAPAPVEHEADEFDEQAKALEVGTWLELKEEGDKVIRAKLSWRSNISGSCLFVNRKGMKVAELTQQGLGDWLRSGKAVVLPAVDEPLMDRALSSMMASLNRAVSSKPGTTKKK comes from the coding sequence ATGAAGGTCGGAAATATTGTTTCATTTGGTGGTAAGCGCTCGGGTGATCAGGCGGTGACTCTTCGTGAGGGGTATCACGGCACGATCAACGCGTGTCGGCAGCTGTTGGTGAAGTTTTTGCCGCAGAGCATGGATGCGTTGTTCGAACGGCTTGATGATGTTTTGTACACCCATGCAGATAAGGCGGGTACAGACAAGAGCCAAGCGGCTTACTTTGAGGCGATGCGGATATTGCGGCGGGAGCGCCAGCAGATACAGAGCTCTTTCAATAAGGGCGTACTGGGGCGTTTCGACCGCTTCTGGACCCATGGGCCGGGTTCTGTCCCCAGCGAGGCCCCGGACGCGTCGTTTACCAGCGAAGAGCTGGGGCTGGTGGAGAGCGATGACCTGGAGGAGGGGCTGGCGATTTCCGGTATGGTCTCCAAGGGTAACAACAGTTTTTACCGGGATCTGTACGCCCTGGATCAGCGATTCAGCTACCTGCTGAATGGGGTCGAGATAGAACAGGACGGCAATCCGGTGGCACCGGCCTCTTTTGCCACCGCCTTCAAACAGTCGATCACCAAGCTGGAAGTGACACTTGCGGTCAAACTGGTGATTTACAAGCAGTTCGAAAAAGAGGTCGTCGGCCAGTTGGGGCCGCTTTATGATCAGATTAACGGGACTCTGGCCAAAGCCGGTATCCAGCCGGAGATCAAGCCGTCGCTGCGTCGCAATCCGGCCTATCGTCCGGCCAGTCCCGCCGGCGCCGGCTATGGTGCTGCCGAAGAGGCGGGCGGCTATGCTGCTGGCGACAACCCGGAGTTGCAGGCAGAGGTGTTTGCCACACTCCAGCAGTTACTGACCCAACGCCGTCCGGCCGCTCCCCAACCCGCCAGCACGCCGGTCCAGTATGTGGACTCAGCCAGCCTGTTGTCGGCGCTCTCGGCGCTGCAGCACCAGGGCGGCCAGGTGGCCGATGGGGGGCAGGTACTGGATGCCGGATCAATGCGGTCCGCATTGATGAGTATGCCGCAGATCGGCCAGGCGGCCGAGTCAGGAAAGGTGGCAATTGACCGGTCGGATGAAGATACCATCGATGTCATCTCCATGTTGTTTGAGTTCATCCTGGACGATCCCGGTCTTTCCGACGCGATGCGAGCCCTGTTGTCGCGGCTGCAGATCCCCATGCTGAAAGTGGCGATCCTGGACAAGAGCTTCTTCAGTCGCAAGGATCACCCGGCGCGGCGTTTGCTCAACACCATGGCACAGGCGGCCATCGGCTGGACCGAGGAGTCAGGTCGTAGCGGTGATGGCCTGTATGCCCACATTGAATCGGCGGTCAACCGCATACTCACCAAGTTTGATGATGACCTCACCCTGTTCGATGAGTTGTATGAGCAGTTTGTCGCCTTCCTGGAGCGGGAACAACGGGGGGCTCACGTCGCCGAAGAGCGGGCTGCCCAGGTCACCCAGGGAAAAGAGGCGCTGGTCGAGGCAAAACGGCATGTGGCGAACGAGATAGGGCGTTGTCTGTCCAGCTACGGTACTGTCCCCGATGTGGTGCAGAATCTGATCCGGGATGGCTGGAATGATGTACTGCTGCTGATCTATCTGCGTAAGGGGCGGGAGAGTGAAGAGTGGGCCGATGCGGTTAACCTGATGGATCGTCTGGTCTGGAGCGTGATGCCCAAGCCGACTCACAGCGAGCGCCAGGAGCTTTTGCGTTTCATTCCCGGTCTGTTGAAAGAGTTACGGGCCGGGCTGGCCGGTATCTCCTATAACCAGCACAAGATGACCCGTGCCTTCAAGGGACTGCAGGCGCGTCATTTGGCCTGTCTGCGGGGCGGGCGGGCCCTGGATGGAGTGGATGGCAATCCGGTAGCGGAGGAAGGTGCTGATACTCGATCCGGTGCGATGGAGGAGATTGTTCTGGAGTCGCCTGAACCTCTGGTACAGGAAGCGCCGGCGCCAGTTGAGCACGAAGCAGATGAGTTTGACGAACAGGCCAAGGCGCTGGAAGTGGGTACCTGGCTGGAGTTGAAGGAAGAGGGTGACAAGGTGATTCGTGCCAAGCTCTCCTGGCGCAGTAACATCAGCGGCAGTTGCCTGTTTGTGAATCGCAAGGGCATGAAGGTGGCAGAACTGACCCAGCAGGGGCTCGGCGATTGGCTGCGCAGCGGAAAAGCGGTTGTGTTGCCTGCAGTGGATGAGCCACTGATGGACCGGGCGCTGAGTTCCATGATGGCGAGTCTTAACCGGGCGGTTTCGAGTAAGCCGGGCACGACGAAGAAAAAGTAG